The Hirundo rustica isolate bHirRus1 chromosome 29, bHirRus1.pri.v3, whole genome shotgun sequence genome window below encodes:
- the LOC120764360 gene encoding loricrin-like, which produces MCSRQSSGGCHGMSSQSSGCHSQGSGCHGSGSSSHQSQGSSCCGGGGGSGKIIISSGGGSCCSGGSSGYGMGGGYGGGSSGSKSIIGGGGSGGGSSGCCSGGSSYGMGGGYGGGSSGSKSIIGGGGSGGGSSGCCSGGSSGYGMGGGYGGGSSGTKVIIGGGSSSSGCCSGGSSYGMGGGYGGGSSGSKSIIGGGSSSSGCCSGGSSYGMGGGYGGGSSGTKVIIGGGGSSSGCCSGGSSYGMGGGYGGGSSGTKVIIGGGGSSSSGCCSGGSSYGMGGGYGGSSGSKSIIGGGSSSSGCCSGGSSYGMGGGYGGGSSGTKVIIGGGSSSSGCCSGGSSYGMGGGYGGGSSGSKSIIVGGGSSGYCGGGSSGYGMGGGCGGGSSGGKIIMGGGGSAGSSGCCGGGSGYGMGGGYGGGGSSGQTIIVSSGGGSGGSSQQKCPVVIPSVVSHQSKQSSRWPCQQK; this is translated from the coding sequence ATGTGCTCCAGACAAAGCTCCGGAGGCTGCCATGGGATGTCCTCCCAGTCCAGCGGctgccacagccagggctccGGTTGCCACGGGAGCGGCTCCTCCAGCCACCAGTCCCAGGGCTCCTCCTGCTGCGGGGGCGGAGGGGGCTCCGGAAAAATCATCATCAGCTCCGGCGGTGGATCCTGCTGCAGCGGGGGATCCTCCGGATACGGGATGGGAGGGGGATACGGTGGGGGATCCTCGGGATCAAAGAGCATCATTGGAGGGGGAGGCAGTGGTGGAGGTTCCTCTGGATGCTGCAGCGGGGGTTCCAGCTATGGAATGGGTGGAGGATACGGTGGGGGATCCTCGGGATCAAAGAGCATCATTGGAGGTGGAGGTAGTGGTGGAGGTTCCTCCGGATGCTGCAGCGGAGGCTCCTCGGGTTATGGCATGGGTGGAGGATACGGTGGTGGATCTTCAGGGACAAAGGTCATCATTGGAGGGGGAAGCAGCTCCTCTGGATGCTGCAGCGGAGGATCGAGCTACGGGATGGGAGGAGGATATGGTGGAGGATCCTCAGGATCAAAGAGCATCATTGGAGGGGGAAGCAGCTCCTCTGGATGCTGCAGCGGAGGATCGAGCTATGGGATGGGAGGGGGATATGGTGGAGGATCCTCAGGGACAAAGGTCATCATTGGAGGGGGAGGCAGCTCCTCTGGATGCTGCAGCGGAGGATCGAGCTATGGGATGGGAGGGGGATATGGTGGAGGATCCTCAGGGACAAAGGTCATCATTGGAGGGGGAGGCAGCTCCTCCTCTGGATGCTGCAGTGGGGGTTCCAGCTATGGAATGGGTGGAGGATACGGTGGATCTTCAGGATCAAAGAGCATCATTGGAGGGGGAAGCAGCTCCTCTGGATGCTGCAGCGGAGGATCCAGCTACGGGATGGGAGGGGGATACGGTGGGGGATCCTCAGGGACAAAGGTCATCATTGGAGGGGGAAGCAGCTCCTCCGGATGCTGCAGTGGAGGATCCAGCTATGGAATGGGTGGAGGATACGGTGGAGGATCCTCAGGATCAAAGAGCATCATTGTAGGGGGAGGTTCCTCCGGATACTGCGGCGGAGGATCCTCGGGATATGGGATGGGAGGAGGCTGCGGTGGCGGCTCCTCAGGAGGGAAGATCATCATGGGAGGCGGAGGCAGCGCCGGATCCTCCGGGTGCTGCGGTGGCGGATCCGGCTACGGGATGGGAGGAGGATACGGCGGCGGTGGCTCCTCGGGCCAGACCATCATCGTCAGCTCTGGAGGCGGCAGCGGGGGCTCGTCCCAGCAGAAATGTCCCGTGGTCATTCCCAGCGTGGTGTCCCACCAGAGCAAGCAGAGCTCCCGCTGGCCCTGCCAGCAGAAGTAA